The Oreochromis niloticus isolate F11D_XX unplaced genomic scaffold, O_niloticus_UMD_NMBU tig00007757_pilon, whole genome shotgun sequence genomic interval TTTGGACAAACTCAATGGACAAAAACAATTCATCTTAAACAAAAATCTGCAGGGAGTGTCGGGGAGAGCAGCCCCACAACTACAATTCATCTCTACACATCTGTCAGTCAGAGGCAACAGTATCGAACAGCagttcgaaaaaaaaaaaaaaaaaaatcaacgtCAAAGGAATGGTGTTGGTATTAAAATAAGAAGGTGTGTACAGAAAAGCCCTTAGGTTCACCTTTCagaagaacatgtgcaaaatacatcaaactctccatttcatctctttaaaaaataaacacaaaaagtcaaagcagCGTTGGTCAGGTTTGATCCTACACTGATCGTGTATTCATTCTCAACCCTGCAGCCCACGCTTCCCAATGTCAAGAATATGGTCATTCATACTAATAAGACCTTTAATAATAGTGCTAGTAAGTAATACTGCTGAGCGCTAATTAATGCGTCTCCATGCTGAGCCCACTCCTAACAGTAGAGGGCAGCAGAGTGATCACACCAGCTTAAAAGATGCGTCATATAGACTGGAGAAGCAGCAACACTGGCTGGTCTCAGATCAGAGGGCTTGATTTCCCAGCAGCTTCTTATCCAAAAATTCTCTTGCTCTCAGGCACgtgaagaaacaaagaaaggaaacttTGGAGAAACCAAGCCCTCGTCTTacttatgtatatgtatatatatatatatatttatcaacACACCTCTGGTTTAATATAGATTACGTACAGAGCAACATTTGTgttcattacacacaaacagattgGGCCGTTTCCTCGTACACAGACATCAGAGGGTATTTGGTTGCCGACATCCACAGAACAGCTTTGGATCATTGCTAGTAAAAAATGACATTAGTGTAAATATaaccccaaaagaaaaacacaaggtagaaaaaacacattggtTGCAAGGTTATAGCACACTGGGGACAAACACGTTCTGTGGTCAGAGTGGCAGCAAGGTCTACATATAAGTGTGCATCAGGACTTGGCATCCTAAAGTTATCAGTCTTTCACACTCGTTTCAAAGCATATTTCTTCCTCGCCGTGCTTCATCTGCTAAATGCAGTAGCAAAAAGAaagagtgtgtttttgtggggaaaaaagaagctgtGGCTCAGTTTGCTGGTATCAACAATTTATGGAGTAAACTGACTGACGAGCAGGAAAACGCTAATGGTCTTAGAAAATACAGGGTCTCTAATGAAAGGAGCTGATTGGCTCCTGCCATCAGCAACCAACAATGTGAATGATTGGTTGATCTGTGAGTGAGCTAAGCTTGCAACAGTAAGCACGAGTGAGAACCATAAACTAGAGCTAATGAGGCCAAAATCCGAGCTCCTTTTCGGCTCTGTGGACTAATTTATACCTCGTCTCTCCATCTTCCCCTTAGTCCATTTGCAGCGTGTGACCTTAACAATAAAGTTGCTTTAACAGTAATACAAAAGTTTGGCGATGAGGAAtagaacagttttttttttgctgggaccAGCCAAACAAGTCTGAATCAGATATTGAAGTAGTATAAAAGCAAAGCTTGACACATGTAAGTTCTTCAATGTGAACCAAGAGTTCACACTGCACCCCTCAGCTAGGCCATACCATGTGTCCTCTGCTTAGCACCAGGCTTTAGGTCATGTGAATGTCAATAAACAACATTCAGTCTGCTAACGCTCAGTATTCACTAAATCACAACACTACTGACACCcagcagtgaaaaacaaaaaatgtggaGAATTTCTAGACGTTATGAAATGTTAAGACTTTGTCACGGTATAAAATACAACCATCAGTAATCGATAGTCTGATCAATTTTTAGATAAATCGTGGCACCCAAACACTACGAAATATACAGCGGTGAAAGTTAAAGCTGTACAAACAAAGGCAGGAGCAACCATCGCCCTAAATGTCGGGCATCAAAAGGTAAGGGGTAAAAGCATGACTgtagggagaaaaaagaaagaaaaagccgtGATGGAAATccgattttcacattttctggaCATGGTGTAAATTCCCAATTCATTCTGAGATGAGATTAGTGCATCctgtttttgtattaaatttGAATCCCTGTGAAAgaacatgtggaaaacaacTGCACCTGTGATGAAATCACTGCTGGCATGGGTTACACCTATCATGGGATACGTTTCACTGCTCCAAGACAACTGCCTAACGAGTACTAACATTTTGTAAAGCTGCGATCATTGTcctcttttttacattttttaatgccgAGTGATGAATTTCTGCTTAGAGATTGTTTTAGATCATTTGAAACATAACATGGATATGAAGTTGGACATGATGGGAGAGCCAACAGCAAACAGCTGGATAAGTAGAATAGGGGATTATTTAGATTGTGTAATtatatatgcatgtatgtatgttgtgtgtgtgttaaaatggAGCTCAGGGGTtgaatggaggaggaggtggaggacgtGGAGGAGGTTCCACTGAATGGGGAGTTGGTGGGTTAGATTGTGATGATGGACCAGTAGAGTTTGCCTGGCTGTCCACAAGGGAGTCTGATTTAGCTGAGGGGGGGATTCGGGTTTAGCAGGGTTCGCCTCTGCTTAGGTCAGTACCTGTGAAGTTGGTTGGTGAAAGGTGGAGACAGAATGGCAGAGAGATGCAGGAGCGTCGGGTGTGTCTGATGTGTAAGAGGTAGAGAAAGAAGATGCAGAAGGGTGATCTGCAGGGGACTGGTGCAGCACAGAATCAGTtgcaagaggagaagaagaacaagaggAAGATGATAATGGAGGTTTGACGATGGGCAGGGTAGCAGACATGCCAGTGGGGGAGGTGGAAGAGGAGGTTTCCCCTGCTGATGTGGCAGTTTCATTATCTCCCTCCTGCTTTACTGACGCTCCCTCTTTCCTGTCATCCAGTAGAGTGCCTTCTTCCTGTCCTGCAgggttctgattggctgcaggtGTACCTCGGGTAGCTCCACGGTTAGTTGGTGATTGGCTCTTGGTTGTGAACGACAGAGAGGGCATCAGACAGCCAGCGTGGAAGAAATGACTGCACGGAGTGAACACAGCACTGGTCATGTCCTGGAACAAATCAAATTTCACATTAGCCTAGCTTTTAAAGCCCCAGATTAAGTCTGGGTCATGCATCCTCTttagataaacataaaaactgttCATACCTGGAAGCAGATAGCACAGATGTCATTATACTGCTCCAGCTGTGTATTGCTAGCTGTAGGGAGGCTTTTTATCTTGTGTACAGCATCTCTCCTGAGCAGGAAGCTCTGCCAGCCCAGCTGGGCTCTGAGCCAGACGTTATAGTACGAGTGGACCAAGATGATGGTGCTTCCCATCACACTCCACTCGCCAAATACAGTCTCTGATACACCATAGCACATCACGCACACCGCAACCTGGTGAGGTAACAAATCACTGACAGTGAGGCAGAGACAGTGCTGATGCATTACATGACAGtgtctgtttacagtcagaactTAGCAAagagttggtgtgtgtgtgtgtgtgtgtgtgtgtgtgtgtgacacatagCAGAAACTCCAGCAATCTGTAGCTCCCATTTACACAATATATGACTTCATCCATGTTCTACACTGGAGCTTTACGAAACTCCTCCACCATGAAGAGAACAACAGATCAACAGAGTGCCAAGCACCTGGCGGTAGAGTGTTTCAGAGTTATTATggaattaaaaaacaagcaaatatacatgtttaattattattgggCTGAACTGTTTGGGTAGAGCAAGtttaaactatttaatttaACGTTTTTGCACACTGCGATGCGGTTGTGTGTTACCTGGAGAGAGGTGAGGattgaggaggagatgatgatgagaagcCAGAAGTCCATGTGGAAGAACTGGCAGATCATATAAGCCATGTACGCTGGAAAGATCAGcaggaagagacagagagaaactgcACGGAAGTGCTTCCACAAACTCCTACGGGACGGGCagcaaaaccagcatatgaGAAAGCAGGCAGGTTGATAGCAGGCTTTGCAAACACACTTTCAGTCAGATTGATGTCAAAAAGACAAACTGCCTGTTTAGGAATGAAGAAAGAAGGACAGTACACCGTAGTATTACTTAATTTATGATGTTAGCATGAGTTGTACTGATGACCATAGATAATGAATTCTGTGATAATTAACTAACTGCCCATAGTTATTAATAGTTGTTTAtgatcagtaaaaataaaacaaacagtgggacacagagtttcttaaaaataaacacatgaaaaaagtcTTTGGTATATTATCTTAGTTGCCTCTAGATGCTCCCAGGGCTAGGACTATAGGATCAGCTATCTCCAGCATGGACTGCAGGATGGAAGCAGCAACAATAAAGAGGACGATAGAGAGGAGGAAGGCTCTGTGGATGACCTGCAGCTCAATGAGGCCAGTTTGGACAGCAAGGATTAGCAAGGTGATAGCTTCAGTCATCCCCCtgcacagagaggaaacacattAGAGTTGACACACCACACAATTATATGCCTTGGCTTTGCATTCAAGTTGGAGATCATATACACGTTTATCCAGACTTGACCTTTGGGTATACAATGTCAATTATTTTATCCTATTAGACAGTTGTGTGAAATGCAGACATCCTTAAAGAATAGTTCTAGATATGTGTGTTTCCACACGAAGAGAGGTtgaaacagactaaactaacacacacgtgtgtgtgtgtgtgtgtgtgtgtgtgtgtgtgtgtgtgtgtgtgtgcgcgtgaatACAAAGCTAAAGCACGAAAATGAGTGCGACTGTTTGCGGATGGCACGTTATCTAAACACGGTGAAACAGCaaagtcagagaagaagaacaagcacCACAGCTAGCTCTGCGAGCCTGCTGCCAGTGtgaaatgacacatttgtgGGCACTTCCCATGGTGGcggcatgaaaagaagaaaaggagaaaggatgGATGAGTTGGTGCTTAGCGGTATTGTGCTAAAAAAATGATCGTCTTCCAAaaaccgatcgctcgtatttaaactgctataataacttgttggtctataatatgtgaaaacatatatcaaatgtatccttcatggatgaaatcaagtcatcttgagccacaaacaacattcctataacaaggtagaagctgcaatgagtttttggtagtgactttatatatgctttatttatctagttccaaaaatgtggttgacgttaaaaaaaaaaagtgtttgttagttttttaaaaagcgtaatctgtgcaagaggacagcagatgttgcaagaaatctaagaatagttgtttaaagttatttgaagtggacaaagaggataaggcgtttgtaaaccctgttgagggaagtctatctagcaagatatgtaaagatattggagattaaaaaaagcccctagggaaacataggaaataattatttgtcaggcaatgacttgttggcagaagaagagtggtccttggtagccatgacaagaaggaggtcccataaatggggctgggctgtttgttgctggcaggtaaaagaaaaaacacagagaaaaatgaaaatcaggggaagtccaggccttggaattttcactccaaggtcccctgcctggacctccccttagcagatgaacatagagaggcagggtAGGTGAGCCTAGGGCTCGAACCGGGCCTCTATGTTACTAAGCTGCTAGCCCGCCACATGTCGCCACATGACGGGCAAACAAAAGCGGGAAAATTCCTCTATCTAAAGACCACAACGCGCACATCACGCACCCAGCCTTTTGGAAATGAGCTGGAGACCAGGCATTTTTGCACTCCAATACTTAGTAAATTTCACACCCACACCTGATTTTTTCCCTGCACACCTCTTTGGTTTGGGCCTGTTTTCTTCCTTCGTTGATATATGTGTAACTGATACATGAGATTGGCCCTTACCGCTGTATGGACTGATATATAGGGTGCCTTAAAGGCCGCCTTAAAACTAAGTGTTTCCCTGAGCTTTTAATTGCggcttgaaaaaagtaaaaagaaatgaaaaaaagagagagagagaaaaatggagGCAGGCTTGAGCTTCGTCTTTCACTCTGGCCTACCCTGCTGTAGCAGACGGACTACTATCAGAGACTCGAACTAGGGTCGTTAAACTCTGGAGTCCGAATGCTGGCCTCTTAACGCTGTACACCACTCAGCAGGGCGAGtaaactttggaaaaaaaaggacatttatcttttgttcttcaactttttattttttttttgttatcgtttttctAAATCTATTAAGCTTCTTGTGCAATAttgttccacacaaattacacatggacaCCTAGCTATTTTTTTATTGGCATTCACAAAATGGACTggatgttggacggcttaccaaagccttcctgctacccgaaTCCCTGCTTGGAAACCTGCTGGCCACCGCGGCACCATGTTTTCACCACACTCTTCCGCTTCAGCTGTCTTTTTGCCTCATGGCTATACCCACACTGACCACTCcttcaatgaaggtaaatacaagcaggtcattctgaaaaacacacacagcttatcatcttatccttctacaa includes:
- the LOC109200709 gene encoding RING finger protein 145-like isoform X1, whose translation is MAYMICQFFHMDFWLLIIISSSILTSLQVAVCVMCYGVSETVFGEWSVMGSTIILVHSYYNVWLRAQLGWQSFLLRRDAVHKIKSLPTASNTQLEQYNDICAICFQDMTSAVFTPCSHFFHAGCLMPSLSFTTKSQSPTNRGATRGTPAANQNPAGQEEGTLLDDRKEGASVKQEGDNETATSAGETSSSTSPTGMSATLPIVKPPLSSSSCSSSPLATDSVLHQSPADHPSASSFSTSYTSDTPDAPASLCHSVSTFHQPTSQVLT
- the LOC109200709 gene encoding RING finger protein 145-like isoform X2; its protein translation is MAYMICQFFHMDFWLLIIISSSILTSLQVAVCVMCYGVSETVFGEWSVMGSTIILVHSYYNVWLRAQLGWQSFLLRRDAVHKIKSLPTASNTQLEQYNDICAICFQSFLPRWLSDALSVVHNQEPITN